In Thermomonas paludicola, the following are encoded in one genomic region:
- a CDS encoding sensor domain-containing diguanylate cyclase: MGIGSLHVRACAPYRALLGWLLMLAACLCAAFPAAAAPPQALQLAAGDSSFSLSASLQYWHDPHADASPEQAYARAQAGNFAPLPNGNPAFGFQSGAYWFYLPIENLQHDEPRWLLIQEYALSDNLDLYLRYPDGRVEHDEGGDHVPFDDRFIRYRHPNFRLDLPTGQRVELLLRVKSESSMQVPLMLYTPQAFAELMRDAQFANGLYYGIVLALLCYNLVLWLMLRDAGYFWYLLHTCAFGVVLFTLNGYGFELLWPNSAWLADASVPLSICLALIGMQLFSRSFLDLRARWPLGNIACLCLVAFFAALGVASLWLPYSIATPIASRAVLLGVVWIIAASVVMLHRGYRPARLFLLAWSMFLAGTTAFTLLAFGVLPQSFWTQYGVQIGSALELLLLSLALGRRYADLRDANIRIVQEANERLERGMIDRTRELRTTMAQLGEANVKLRDYSLRDPLTGLFNRRHFHDALQQALDACGDTMQPLALLLLDLDHFKRINDQYGHQTGDGCLVAAARAIEEIAQSRQGMAARFGGEEFVILLPGTDASLALHTAEAVRLRIQQTVVHGTGHAIRMSASIGVHAIEGTRRVLPADAIRLADEALYRAKHDGRNCVRHSTSAA, encoded by the coding sequence ATGGGGATCGGTTCGCTTCACGTGCGCGCATGCGCGCCATACAGGGCATTGCTGGGTTGGCTGCTGATGCTGGCCGCTTGCCTGTGCGCGGCGTTCCCGGCCGCGGCGGCGCCGCCCCAGGCCCTGCAGTTGGCGGCAGGCGACAGCAGTTTCTCGCTGTCCGCGTCGCTGCAGTACTGGCACGACCCGCATGCCGATGCCAGCCCGGAGCAGGCATACGCGCGCGCACAGGCGGGCAATTTCGCGCCACTGCCCAACGGCAACCCGGCATTCGGCTTCCAGAGCGGCGCTTACTGGTTCTATCTGCCAATCGAAAATCTGCAGCACGATGAACCGCGCTGGTTGCTGATCCAGGAATATGCGCTCAGCGACAATCTGGATTTGTACCTGCGTTATCCGGATGGCCGCGTCGAGCACGATGAGGGCGGCGACCACGTGCCGTTCGACGACCGCTTCATCCGCTACCGCCATCCCAACTTCCGCCTGGACCTGCCCACGGGCCAGCGCGTGGAGCTGCTGCTGCGGGTGAAGAGCGAAAGCTCGATGCAAGTGCCGCTGATGCTGTACACACCGCAGGCCTTCGCCGAGCTGATGCGTGACGCACAGTTCGCCAACGGACTGTATTACGGCATCGTGCTGGCCCTGCTCTGCTACAACCTGGTGCTGTGGCTGATGCTGCGCGATGCCGGGTATTTCTGGTATCTGCTGCACACCTGCGCGTTCGGGGTGGTGTTGTTCACCCTCAATGGCTACGGCTTCGAACTGCTTTGGCCCAATTCCGCCTGGCTGGCCGACGCATCGGTCCCACTATCGATTTGCCTGGCGCTCATCGGCATGCAGCTGTTCTCGCGCAGCTTCCTCGACCTGCGCGCGCGCTGGCCATTGGGCAATATCGCCTGCCTGTGCCTGGTCGCTTTTTTCGCGGCACTGGGCGTGGCCTCGCTGTGGTTGCCCTACAGCATCGCCACACCGATCGCCTCGCGCGCGGTGCTGCTGGGCGTGGTGTGGATCATCGCCGCCTCGGTGGTGATGCTGCATCGCGGCTACCGACCCGCGCGCCTGTTCCTGCTGGCATGGTCGATGTTCCTGGCCGGCACGACCGCCTTCACCCTGCTCGCATTCGGCGTGCTGCCACAGAGCTTCTGGACCCAATACGGCGTGCAGATCGGCTCCGCGCTTGAGCTGCTGCTGTTGTCGCTGGCGCTTGGCAGGCGCTATGCCGACCTGCGCGATGCCAACATCCGCATCGTGCAGGAAGCCAACGAACGACTGGAACGCGGAATGATCGACCGAACCCGCGAATTGCGCACCACGATGGCCCAGCTGGGCGAAGCCAACGTGAAGCTGCGTGATTACAGCCTGCGCGACCCGCTGACCGGCCTCTTCAACCGCAGGCATTTCCACGATGCGTTGCAGCAGGCGCTGGATGCATGCGGCGACACCATGCAACCGCTGGCACTGCTGCTGCTGGATCTCGATCACTTCAAGCGCATCAACGACCAATATGGCCACCAGACCGGCGACGGCTGCCTGGTCGCGGCAGCGCGCGCCATCGAAGAAATCGCGCAGTCGCGGCAGGGCATGGCGGCACGTTTCGGCGGCGAGGAATTCGTGATCCTTCTGCCCGGCACCGATGCCAGCCTGGCGCTGCATACGGCGGAAGCCGTGCGCCTGCGCATCCAGCAGACCGTGGTCCACGGCACCGGCCATGCGATCCGCATGAGCGCCAGCATTGGCGTGCATGCCATCGAGGGAACCCGCCGCGTGCTGCCCGCAGACGCCATCCGGCTGGCCGACGAGGCGTTGTATCGCGCCAAACACGACGGCCGCAACTGCGTGCGGCACTCCACCAGCGCGGCCTGA
- the hisC gene encoding histidinol-phosphate transaminase, with product MSVTVRALLREDLRDFGGYKSARSEALAGEIWLNANESAWTNPRDVGGQLRRYPSPQPEALRARLAQVYAVAPAQLLIGRGSDEAIDLLVRAFCVPGQGRIVIAPPVFGMYAVYARLHGAEVIEVPLRDGAEGLCADLPGLGDAAVEKGATLVFLCTPGNPSGELLALPAVAALAQRLRGRAIVVVDEAYIEYADAPSATTLLEEHDNLAVLRTLSKAHALAGARVGCVIASAPMIDALRRCQAPYPVPQPVADAAQAALEPQALALTRSRMDAVREARARLQDGLRGLAGVRRVYPSAGNFLLVRFADAGAAFAALLAAGVVVRDMRAMPQLGDALRISVGTAAECRRVLAALGASLADGAP from the coding sequence ATGAGCGTGACCGTCAGGGCATTGTTGCGCGAAGACCTGCGCGACTTCGGGGGCTACAAATCCGCGCGCAGCGAGGCGCTGGCTGGCGAGATCTGGCTGAATGCCAATGAATCCGCCTGGACCAATCCTCGCGATGTCGGCGGGCAGCTGCGCCGTTATCCGTCGCCGCAGCCGGAGGCGCTGCGCGCGCGCCTGGCACAGGTGTACGCCGTGGCGCCTGCGCAGCTGTTGATCGGGCGGGGCAGCGACGAAGCGATCGACCTGTTGGTGCGCGCGTTTTGCGTGCCGGGGCAGGGGCGCATCGTGATCGCGCCGCCGGTGTTCGGAATGTATGCGGTGTACGCACGGCTGCACGGTGCGGAAGTGATCGAAGTGCCGCTGCGCGACGGTGCTGAGGGGCTGTGCGCGGACCTGCCGGGGCTGGGTGACGCTGCCGTGGAAAAGGGCGCCACGCTGGTATTCCTGTGCACGCCGGGGAATCCCTCGGGTGAGCTGCTCGCGCTGCCGGCAGTCGCGGCGTTGGCGCAGCGCCTGCGCGGACGCGCCATCGTGGTGGTGGACGAGGCCTACATCGAATATGCCGATGCGCCTTCGGCGACGACGCTGCTGGAAGAACACGACAATCTCGCGGTGTTGCGCACCTTGTCCAAGGCACACGCGTTGGCAGGCGCACGGGTGGGCTGCGTGATTGCCTCCGCGCCGATGATCGATGCGCTGCGCCGTTGCCAGGCCCCGTATCCCGTGCCACAGCCGGTGGCGGATGCGGCGCAGGCCGCGCTGGAGCCGCAGGCGCTGGCGCTGACCCGCAGCCGCATGGACGCCGTGCGCGAGGCGCGTGCGCGGCTGCAGGATGGCTTACGCGGGCTGGCGGGCGTGCGCCGAGTCTATCCCTCGGCGGGCAACTTCCTGCTGGTGCGTTTCGCCGATGCCGGCGCCGCGTTCGCCGCGTTGCTGGCCGCCGGGGTGGTGGTGCGCGACATGCGCGCGATGCCCCAGTTGGGCGATGCCCTGCGCATCAGCGTCGGCACCGCGGCCGAGTGCCGGCGCGTGCTGGCTGCACTGGGTGCATCGCTTGCGGACGGTGCGCCATGA
- the hisD gene encoding histidinol dehydrogenase: protein MNRIDWNGLAESERSAMLQRPVQAVSGALQAGVQAIFDDVEERGDTALQELTARFDGVALDAFEISEEESGRARTQVPADMQAAIAEAAGRIEAFHRAGITRPYGLETAPGLRCERMLRPIQRVGLYVPAGSAPLPSTALMLTIPAHLAGCRQIVLCTPPRKDGSADPAVLLVASQVPGVRVFKLGGAQAIAAMALGTASVPRCDKLFGPGNAWVDEAKRQATQRPGGIAIDMPAGPSEVLVIADAGANPVFVAADLLSQAEHGPDSQVLLLTDSRDLLDAVALEIDAQLAALPRAEIARRALASSRLIQVADIAQAIEVSNRYAPEHLILAVREPRRWLDRVHAAGSVFLGDWTPEALGDYCSGSNHVLPTGGAARAWSGLSVGSFQNAIAVQEATRAGIAAAGPCAATMAHGEGLQAHARAVERRLEHAA from the coding sequence ATGAATCGGATCGATTGGAACGGCCTTGCCGAGAGCGAGCGCAGTGCCATGCTGCAGCGGCCGGTGCAGGCGGTATCTGGCGCGCTGCAGGCGGGCGTGCAGGCGATCTTCGACGATGTCGAAGAGCGCGGCGACACGGCGTTGCAGGAGCTGACCGCCAGATTCGACGGCGTGGCGCTGGATGCATTTGAAATCAGCGAGGAAGAGTCCGGGCGCGCACGCACGCAGGTGCCTGCCGACATGCAGGCGGCAATCGCGGAGGCGGCAGGGCGCATCGAGGCGTTCCATCGCGCCGGCATCACCCGTCCCTACGGGTTGGAAACGGCGCCGGGCTTGCGCTGCGAGCGCATGCTGCGGCCCATCCAGCGCGTGGGCCTGTACGTGCCTGCGGGGAGTGCGCCACTGCCTTCGACGGCGCTGATGTTGACCATTCCCGCGCATCTGGCCGGATGCCGGCAGATCGTGCTGTGCACGCCACCGCGCAAGGACGGCAGCGCCGATCCAGCGGTGCTGCTGGTGGCATCACAGGTGCCGGGCGTGCGCGTGTTCAAGCTCGGCGGCGCGCAGGCCATTGCGGCCATGGCCCTCGGAACCGCCAGCGTGCCGCGCTGCGACAAATTGTTCGGTCCCGGCAACGCATGGGTGGATGAAGCCAAGCGGCAGGCGACGCAGCGCCCCGGTGGTATCGCCATCGACATGCCGGCCGGGCCCTCCGAGGTCCTGGTGATTGCCGATGCCGGCGCGAACCCGGTGTTTGTTGCCGCCGATCTGCTGTCGCAAGCCGAGCACGGCCCGGATTCGCAGGTCCTGCTGCTGACCGACAGCCGCGACCTGCTGGATGCAGTGGCGCTGGAAATTGACGCGCAGCTTGCCGCACTGCCACGCGCCGAGATTGCAAGGCGTGCATTGGCGAGTTCGCGCCTGATCCAGGTGGCCGACATCGCGCAGGCGATCGAGGTCAGCAACCGCTATGCCCCGGAGCACCTGATCCTCGCCGTGCGCGAGCCGCGCCGCTGGCTGGATCGCGTGCACGCCGCCGGCAGCGTGTTCCTCGGCGACTGGACGCCGGAAGCGTTGGGCGATTACTGCAGCGGCAGCAATCACGTGCTGCCAACCGGAGGCGCCGCGCGTGCGTGGAGCGGCCTGTCGGTGGGCAGTTTCCAGAACGCCATTGCCGTGCAGGAGGCCACGCGGGCCGGCATTGCCGCGGCTGGCCCGTGCGCGGCCACGATGGCGCATGGCGAGGGCCTGCAGGCGCATGCGCGCGCGGTGGAACGTCGTTTGGAGCATGCAGCATGA
- the hisG gene encoding ATP phosphoribosyltransferase yields MTLAANPAVRDRLRIAIQKSGRLSEPARALLASAGLSWRESRDKLFCYGESLPVDLLLVRDDDIPGLIAEGVCDLGIVGRNVMLEQAGEREETGKRAVFRELRALGFGGCRLSIAVPDGWDWQGPAQLAGKRIATTYPNQLRAWLREQQVEADIVVLNGSVEIAPRLGQADAICDLVSSGATLAANQLKPVLDILQSEAVLAGPALPFGDVRAELAELLLRRMDGVLRIRDSKLLLFQTPRDALKQVLQLLPDAEPPTMCAVDGGDTLALQALCHGAMTWQRLEDLKRAGARGLMVLPVERMLA; encoded by the coding sequence ATGACCCTTGCCGCCAATCCGGCGGTGCGCGACCGTCTGCGCATCGCCATCCAGAAATCCGGTCGCCTCAGCGAGCCGGCCCGCGCCCTGCTGGCGTCCGCCGGCCTGAGCTGGCGCGAGAGCCGCGACAAACTGTTTTGCTATGGCGAATCGTTGCCGGTGGACTTGCTGCTTGTGCGTGATGACGATATTCCCGGGCTGATCGCCGAGGGTGTTTGCGATCTGGGCATCGTCGGCCGCAACGTCATGCTGGAACAGGCCGGCGAGCGCGAGGAAACAGGCAAGCGAGCAGTGTTTCGTGAATTGCGCGCGCTCGGTTTTGGCGGCTGCCGGTTGTCGATTGCCGTGCCCGATGGTTGGGACTGGCAAGGCCCGGCGCAGTTGGCCGGCAAGCGCATCGCCACGACTTACCCGAACCAGCTTCGCGCATGGCTGCGCGAGCAGCAGGTCGAAGCCGACATCGTGGTGTTGAACGGCTCGGTGGAGATCGCGCCGCGGCTGGGCCAGGCCGATGCGATTTGTGACCTGGTGTCCAGCGGCGCCACGTTGGCGGCCAATCAACTCAAGCCGGTGCTGGACATCCTGCAGAGCGAGGCGGTGTTGGCCGGGCCGGCGCTGCCCTTCGGCGACGTGCGCGCCGAGTTGGCCGAGTTGCTGCTGCGGCGCATGGATGGCGTGTTGCGCATCCGCGACAGCAAGCTGCTGCTGTTCCAGACGCCGCGCGATGCACTCAAACAGGTACTGCAGCTGCTGCCCGACGCCGAACCGCCGACGATGTGCGCGGTGGATGGTGGCGACACATTGGCGCTGCAGGCGTTGTGCCACGGCGCGATGACCTGGCAACGGCTGGAGGACCTGAAGCGCGCCGGCGCGCGCGGGCTGATGGTGCTGCCGGTGGAGCGCATGCTGGCATGA
- the hisA gene encoding 1-(5-phosphoribosyl)-5-[(5-phosphoribosylamino)methylideneamino]imidazole-4-carboxamide isomerase yields the protein MSFTVYPAIDVRDGCVVRLRQGDYADETRYGDDPLALAQRHARAGAAWLHLVDLDAARAGGYTLLPLLRAIAASTGLRVQTGGGVRSREDVEQLLEAGAGRVVIGSLAVRDPVAALGWLREFGNDRLTIALDTRQDDAGRWRLPVHGWTEVASESLEALAGRYAEAGLQHLLCTDIARDGMLGGPSLALYRALCAQCPGLQIQASGGVRDVADVRAARAAGCAGAVLGKALLEGRIDLGEALAC from the coding sequence ATGAGTTTCACCGTCTATCCCGCCATCGATGTCCGCGACGGCTGCGTGGTGCGCCTGCGCCAAGGCGACTACGCCGATGAAACCCGATATGGCGACGATCCGCTGGCGCTGGCGCAGCGCCATGCACGCGCCGGCGCGGCGTGGCTGCACCTGGTCGACCTTGATGCGGCGCGGGCGGGCGGCTACACCTTGTTGCCGCTGCTGCGGGCGATTGCGGCAAGCACCGGCTTGCGCGTGCAAACCGGCGGTGGCGTGCGCAGCCGGGAAGACGTGGAGCAGCTGCTGGAGGCCGGCGCGGGGCGGGTGGTCATCGGGTCGCTGGCGGTGCGTGACCCCGTTGCCGCGTTGGGCTGGTTGCGCGAGTTCGGCAATGACCGTCTCACCATTGCGCTGGATACACGCCAGGACGACGCCGGCCGGTGGCGCTTGCCGGTGCATGGCTGGACCGAAGTCGCCTCGGAATCGCTGGAGGCATTGGCCGGGCGCTACGCCGAGGCCGGGTTGCAGCATCTGCTGTGCACCGATATCGCCCGCGACGGCATGCTGGGTGGCCCCAGTCTGGCCCTCTATCGCGCCTTGTGCGCGCAATGCCCGGGCCTGCAGATCCAGGCCAGCGGCGGCGTGCGCGATGTCGCCGATGTGCGCGCGGCGCGCGCGGCCGGTTGTGCTGGCGCCGTGCTGGGCAAGGCACTGCTGGAAGGGCGCATCGATCTGGGCGAGGCATTGGCATGTTGA
- a CDS encoding YerC/YecD family TrpR-related protein codes for MKQRPEPLPAYDAAIAIDALAYVLASLKGAAEVRAFLEDLCTPAELEALGDRWRVVPELLQGVPYREIHERTKVSVTTVGRVARTLERGAGGYRNAARRLRLPTDSQ; via the coding sequence ATGAAACAACGCCCCGAACCCTTGCCTGCGTATGACGCTGCGATCGCCATCGACGCGCTGGCCTATGTGCTCGCCTCCTTGAAGGGGGCTGCGGAAGTGCGCGCCTTTCTTGAGGACCTGTGCACGCCCGCCGAGCTGGAAGCCCTGGGCGACCGCTGGCGGGTCGTGCCCGAGCTGTTGCAGGGCGTGCCGTATCGTGAGATCCACGAACGCACCAAAGTCAGCGTGACCACCGTCGGCCGCGTTGCCCGCACCCTGGAACGGGGCGCGGGTGGGTATCGCAACGCCGCGCGCCGCCTTCGCCTTCCGACCGATTCCCAGTGA
- the hisB gene encoding bifunctional histidinol-phosphatase/imidazoleglycerol-phosphate dehydratase HisB — MRPILFVDRDGTLIEEPADFQIDAYEKLRFVRGVIPALLKLRDAGYEFVIVSNQDGLGSEAYPRASFDAPQALMMQVFESQGIAFREVLIDASLPADNSPNRKPGIGMMLRYLQDRGIDWARSAMVGDRSTDIQFAEHMNIRGFQLQTAQFGGAWDWAAIAHELADAPRRALVQRNTKETRVRVELDLDRTAEPQVATGLPFFDHMLEQIGKHGGFALSVRTEGDLHIDEHHTVEDTGLALGQALREALGDKRGIGRYGFTLPMDEALASAALDFSGRPCFVFDGAFRRERVGDLPTELVAHFFRSLCDAAGLNLNLKVRGDNDHHQVEACFKAVARALRQAIRRDGAELPSTKGSL; from the coding sequence CTGCGCCCCATCCTGTTCGTGGACCGCGACGGCACGCTGATCGAGGAGCCGGCCGACTTCCAGATCGACGCCTACGAGAAGCTGCGCTTCGTGCGCGGCGTCATCCCCGCGCTGCTGAAACTGCGCGACGCCGGCTACGAATTCGTCATCGTCAGCAATCAGGACGGGCTGGGCAGTGAAGCGTATCCGCGCGCGAGCTTCGACGCGCCACAGGCGTTGATGATGCAGGTGTTCGAAAGTCAGGGCATCGCGTTTCGCGAGGTGCTGATCGATGCCAGCCTTCCCGCCGACAACAGCCCCAACCGCAAGCCCGGCATCGGCATGATGCTGCGCTACCTGCAGGATCGCGGCATCGACTGGGCGCGCTCGGCGATGGTGGGCGATCGCAGCACAGACATCCAGTTTGCCGAGCACATGAACATCCGGGGCTTCCAGCTCCAGACCGCGCAGTTTGGCGGGGCGTGGGATTGGGCCGCGATTGCACATGAACTGGCCGACGCGCCGCGGCGTGCGCTGGTTCAGCGCAACACGAAGGAAACCAGGGTCCGGGTCGAGCTGGACCTGGATCGCACGGCCGAGCCGCAGGTGGCCACCGGCTTGCCGTTCTTCGATCACATGCTGGAGCAAATCGGCAAGCACGGTGGGTTTGCGTTGTCGGTTCGCACCGAAGGCGACTTGCACATCGACGAACACCACACGGTGGAAGACACCGGCCTTGCACTGGGGCAAGCGTTGCGGGAGGCGCTGGGCGACAAGCGCGGGATCGGTCGCTACGGCTTCACCCTGCCGATGGACGAGGCGCTGGCCAGCGCGGCGCTGGACTTCAGCGGCCGACCCTGCTTCGTGTTCGATGGTGCCTTCAGGCGCGAGCGCGTCGGTGATTTGCCCACCGAGTTGGTGGCGCATTTCTTCCGGTCACTGTGCGATGCCGCCGGCCTCAACCTCAACCTGAAGGTGCGCGGCGACAACGATCATCATCAGGTGGAAGCCTGCTTCAAGGCGGTGGCGCGGGCGCTGCGCCAGGCGATTCGCCGCGACGGTGCAGAGCTGCCTTCCACCAAGGGCTCGCTGTGA
- the hisIE gene encoding bifunctional phosphoribosyl-AMP cyclohydrolase/phosphoribosyl-ATP diphosphatase HisIE: MTILKSDIDALAWDKQGGLLPAIVQDATSLRVLMLGYMNRDALAATLDSGRVTFFSRSRNAQWVKGETSGHVLELEAIDVDCDADTLLVSARPHGPTCHLQRSSCFPAASGDGLAELDALIATRERERPQGSYTTRLFESGIRRMAQKVGEEGVETALAAVAQDDDALLGEAADLLYHLLVLLRARGLSLADARRMLAARRG; the protein is encoded by the coding sequence GTGACCATTTTGAAAAGTGACATCGACGCGTTGGCGTGGGACAAGCAGGGCGGGCTGCTGCCGGCCATCGTGCAGGATGCGACCAGCCTGCGCGTGCTGATGTTGGGTTACATGAATCGAGACGCGCTTGCCGCGACGCTGGACAGTGGACGCGTGACCTTCTTCAGCCGCAGCCGGAACGCGCAATGGGTGAAAGGCGAGACCTCCGGACACGTGCTGGAATTGGAAGCCATCGACGTCGATTGCGATGCCGACACGTTGCTGGTGTCCGCGCGCCCCCACGGGCCAACCTGCCATTTGCAGCGCAGCAGTTGCTTCCCCGCAGCGTCGGGCGATGGCTTGGCGGAGTTGGATGCCCTGATCGCCACGCGCGAGCGGGAGCGCCCGCAGGGGAGCTACACCACGCGCCTGTTTGAAAGCGGCATCCGCCGCATGGCGCAGAAAGTCGGCGAGGAGGGCGTGGAAACCGCGCTGGCGGCAGTGGCGCAGGACGATGACGCGCTGCTGGGCGAAGCGGCCGACCTGCTGTATCACCTGCTGGTGTTGCTGCGCGCACGCGGGCTGTCGCTCGCGGACGCCAGACGGATGCTTGCCGCGCGGCGCGGATAG
- the hisF gene encoding imidazole glycerol phosphate synthase subunit HisF yields the protein MLSRRLIPCLDVRDGRVVKGVRFRDHVDIGDIVELAMRYRDEGADELVFYDIAASPEGRSVDRGWVERVARVIDIPFCVAGGIRSVDEARAVLRAGADKVSINTPALERPALISELAEAFGVQCVVVGIDSLREADGQWRVRTHTGDPAAMRAPGRLTLEWVEQAQRLGAGELVLNCMGSDGVRNGYDIEQLRAVREVCAVPLIASGGAGEIAHFVDVFEQADVDGALAASVFHSGAVPIPELKRQLREQHIEVRL from the coding sequence ATGTTGAGCCGCCGCCTGATTCCCTGCCTGGACGTGCGCGATGGCCGGGTGGTCAAGGGCGTGCGTTTCCGCGATCACGTCGATATCGGCGACATCGTGGAATTGGCGATGCGCTATCGCGACGAGGGCGCGGACGAGCTGGTGTTCTACGACATTGCCGCGAGCCCCGAGGGGCGCAGCGTGGATCGCGGGTGGGTGGAGCGGGTGGCGCGCGTCATCGACATTCCGTTCTGCGTGGCCGGCGGTATCCGCAGCGTGGACGAGGCGCGGGCGGTGCTGCGCGCGGGCGCCGACAAGGTGTCGATCAACACGCCGGCACTGGAGCGACCTGCGTTGATCAGCGAGCTGGCCGAAGCGTTCGGCGTGCAGTGCGTGGTGGTCGGCATCGATTCCCTGCGCGAAGCCGATGGCCAGTGGCGGGTGCGCACGCATACCGGTGACCCGGCCGCGATGCGCGCGCCGGGCCGGCTGACGCTGGAATGGGTGGAGCAGGCGCAGCGCCTGGGTGCGGGTGAGCTGGTGCTCAACTGCATGGGCAGCGATGGCGTGCGCAACGGCTATGACATCGAACAGCTGCGCGCCGTGCGCGAGGTGTGCGCGGTGCCCTTGATCGCTTCGGGAGGCGCGGGCGAAATCGCGCATTTCGTGGACGTCTTCGAACAGGCGGACGTGGATGGCGCGCTGGCCGCCAGCGTGTTCCATTCCGGCGCCGTGCCCATTCCGGAACTCAAGCGCCAACTGCGCGAGCAACACATCGAGGTGCGCCTGTGA
- the hisH gene encoding imidazole glycerol phosphate synthase subunit HisH, with protein MTRLALIDAGGANFGSVCYALERLGVTPCIVRDADGLRDAQRIILPGVGAAAPAMALLHQRGLFDALRATRVPLLGICLGMQLLFEGSDEGGVDCLGLLRGRVRKLRGGPGVRVPHMGWNTLERVRASPLLEGIDAASSAYFVHGYAAPVTADCLAACTHGERFAAMARRGNVAGAQFHPERSAAVGARLLANFLRWSGT; from the coding sequence GTGACAAGGCTTGCCCTCATCGACGCGGGTGGGGCCAACTTCGGCTCGGTCTGCTACGCGCTGGAACGGCTCGGAGTGACGCCCTGCATCGTGCGCGATGCCGATGGCCTGCGCGACGCGCAGCGGATCATCCTGCCGGGCGTGGGAGCGGCGGCTCCGGCGATGGCGTTGCTGCACCAGCGCGGCTTGTTCGATGCGCTGCGCGCCACCCGCGTGCCGCTGCTGGGGATCTGTCTGGGCATGCAGTTGCTGTTCGAAGGTTCCGATGAGGGCGGCGTCGATTGCCTTGGGCTGCTGCGCGGGCGCGTGCGCAAGCTGCGCGGCGGCCCCGGCGTGCGCGTCCCGCACATGGGCTGGAACACGCTGGAGCGCGTGCGCGCATCGCCGTTGCTGGAGGGCATCGATGCGGCATCCAGCGCCTATTTCGTGCACGGTTATGCAGCGCCGGTGACCGCGGACTGCCTGGCCGCCTGCACGCACGGTGAACGTTTCGCCGCCATGGCGCGCCGTGGCAACGTGGCTGGCGCGCAATTCCACCCAGAGCGTTCGGCGGCCGTTGGCGCGCGACTGCTCGCCAATTTCCTGCGCTGGAGCGGCACATGA